The Hevea brasiliensis isolate MT/VB/25A 57/8 chromosome 9, ASM3005281v1, whole genome shotgun sequence nucleotide sequence CTTGAAATTTCATTTATTACTTTCATTCAAGTGCCTTAAagtgtttgagctaccattgacaaatcaactcatctctttttTATAGTTTAATTTGTATTGAGTGATATTAAGTGTTAAAgcattaaattgcatttaagagaggttgtacaagcacctattgcaACTTGTGGGTGTGAGTGCTTGGGATAGCACTTGTTAGGGTTTCAAGCTACCATTGAAAAGGATTCCCATTGAagaatttgtgtcatgacccaacctataggccggaccggcattaggacctgggccagcctaaagcccccgaggcccgtagtaagcctaattattcatcaacccaactctatggcccatttgggctcaatttcaagaattcaaccggacagagtccgcccATCAAATGGACCTtataacggggagttttttattcacccgacctgtaaacacaatatataatcaattggggagctcagctcaccctccacatactcaaatgtcataaaaataaatgggagctcggctccctcatccaatccaacatacatgcatataataagtttacaggtccaatatggtaattatattacagacccaaatcaaataaatatttctaacacatgcgaaaattctaggagttaacagaattacacaaacataaataaacaacctgcgaagaagaaaagtaggttaaccacaacaataatcctcctgtagcctgaaaaaataatgaacaggagtgagcattcgactcagagagtaaaatatcaattttaaccataatctctataactatctaaagctaatgcaccctgtagagtgaaatgtaacatcgtcataaatttcatacaaatcacgtcaaaaaggcaatttggagcactcacacacccaacactgtcaaacaatacatatatgggagctgatcccctatacagccctcttaatccaacctgtgccagcgaagaactcaagtcggactttcgcttaataaaccaaatcggggtcccagagaagaactcaagccgtgtctaccccgaaggaccgggtcccagcgaagatctcaagccatgtctacccatcctgtccatagccaacaccataccacacgcatgctaactcacgcacactgctccaaattaccacaacaacatccatggcagtttaacagttgtgaatgcaacataaaatgtgcctagagtttaactacatagatacatatttataaatgatgcataggcatgcttgaacatataataatattgaaattacaattaaaattaatattttattcacagactcaaccgaagtcactgtggcggttgGACGGTGGagaaaggctgtcccggctcacctgacaatttatttataattatttaatacaattgactcaatacaaaccaagaaaagaccaaatacgtcctaagtcgtgccgaaaatccggcagagtctcccctatacctaggacctacccaacctgcaaaaaggcttaaaacacacttctatatccacaaaccatatatccacaactcaatcacatcacacagcccctcctgggcccatccaaacagtcatcaatttcaatatgtaaaattacagtttagtccttataactgactttttttgcaaaaactacccataagctctaaaaattctaaaactttgccccgcggtccttagcaatatttctaagctaatgcaaaaagaatcataaattTCTAAGCTactatgaatattttatggatttttaatcccattcaagcactagaaaattaagaaaaagtgagattcgggtttacctatgccgattatGATCTCGGAAAAGCGCTCGGGGCATTTaacaacggtggggtagccaaaatctcgatccaattctaagactttatttttttttcggtAACCAGTCTATCTGgttggaaattcacagacccaggcaaccgtcgaatttccacgaattgaaggtacctacacgaagcccacaacacgggggttagtatataatttttacagaattttttaagctcatttaatgctcggaaaaacactacgaagtttcgtaggacccaccgaaaaacggtgtcgaaaaattttaaaatttatattgccgctaaGCTCTCAAAGACTGAAGTGCTCtgatactctcggttttctcatgaGGTTCACGGTTTACGAGAAATCTAgctcaaaagtcgaaatgggctaaaatttcctggaaaaaaattggacaaatcgctctaggaattttggtgttcttggtatttatggaaagctctcgaggtgtagatagtGTTTGACATAAGACTCGGCCTAATCGGTGGCCGAATCGGcctgattttggccgggaaggtgaGGCATCGCGCTGCGCGTCACGTGGCTTCACACGCATTTTTTTCGGTGTTCCAAGCGGCGGCCGGCGAAGAGGGAAGGGCGAGGTTGCGCCCCAGCAAGGTGCGGAGGCTGGGGTGGCGGCTGGCCGGAGTGGggaagagggaggagagagaaaacgagagagagaggaagaagggTCGAGACGCGCggggaagagaagaagaagaaaagaaaaggctgatccgattcgatcggtccgatccggtccagttTGATTCGGGCGGTCcgattcatgatacaaaattttgaatttttactttgccttgggactgaaaacaaggcccaaaaatttcgaaaaaattctagaaaactcagaaaaattcgtagggttcaaatatatttttagttttgtcacatgatttttaaattaatttttaaaaatcatcaaagttttatatttttgggaaatcaaacccgatttctaaaattcgaaaaatttcaaataatttcctaaaatttaataaaatattaatattactcataaaataataaattaaaaatttggggtgttacaatttgtaAAAGGCTTTTGGTTTCTTGCATTTAAAAAAGCAAATAGTGAATAGAAAACTCAAAGAGGATTATTTGAAAGAGTAGATGTAAGCTAGTTAAGCCAAACCATTATAAAATCATTGTGTTTAATTTCTCTAACCTTAATATCTTTACTTTTATGcaatttattttttatgtatgatattgaatgttgaatgatattgatgatgGATTGAGTTGATATATTTGAAGATATATTGATTaagttgagaaattggttgatttCTTGTGAAGCATGTTGTGTTgaaaattgctataaatattgattgaggTTTGAATTGCAATTTAGGAACACATTCTTTAAACACATATCAATTCCACTACATATAAGAGCACCGCTGAacaaaatcataatttttcattaaGCTACAAGTaagaattgaaaaattatttaagtccaattcaccccacCTCTTAGACTATTTTGGGataacaagttattttcaaatatatattttttttaattttacttgatAAAATTAATTGTGTACCTCCATATCAACaagtaataatattattaatttttatttgatatataatattttacataattgtatagaaaaaaattttaaaaataagattgacaaatatattaactaataaattatttataaataataaattaataattgaaagttcctttttatataaaaagtaaaaaaattgatgttaataaaataaataatacttaCGTTATTATACTATtatctttaattaaaataattatagcaaaaaatatatagataattaTTCGGTTTACTTCAAACTAACTTGTAACatctttttaaattaaattttttataattatttttttagaagTATAcgtttaatttcaataaaaaaatattaaattcaaataaataaaaattgtattaaATGATATTATGTATATATTCATATGCAAATTATActttttttttgaattaaaatattaatttatatttatatttaaacataaatttatcaaattgaaataataattctatattcaAAGTATgatttctaattttgtttataagtATTTACTATTTATCAAGTTAAAATAAggatataatattataaaataaaaatcattATATTTTACTTGATATAcacatattaatatttttaaacttttaataatttactattttaaaataaaaaaattaatattataaattttaattatcctattaattatattaattttataattaaattcaagtcTAACATATTAGATtaattattcatttttaaatttatttatttaaaatttttttcttatatatataatttttatatattttttgcaCAATAATTACAtatcatttaaaaattaaattatatatattttgtatAATAATTACATATcatttaaaaaattttgattCATACAGCTTTATTATATATTACATATTAACTAAATATTGTTTATAAATcaacaaatataaatattttataacatTTTTTCGTTATCATAtacttttttttcttaaaaacacGGTATgtagatattaaaaatatatataatatcaaTTATTTGAAACACAATCCAAGGGTAAAGTTTATCATCAATCacgtttttttaaataaatacaaTTTTATTTAATCTAAAGTTATttgtcaaattaaaaaaaattatagtaacAAAACTTATTTTAATCATTATAATTATTAAGATTTTAatgtttaaatattataaaaattaagagTATTTTTATTTGTTCAAAATTTCACCTATCATTTGTATtagtattaatttaaatatttttgccTGTTAATAATTTATTCAGTGTTAAACAATTAATAATGACATACTGTTAATATTGATTACCTTTAATTCAAAATCAATAATAAGTATTAAGATTGATCATTGATGCCAAAAAGAAATTATAGAAAACCTATCATACTCATTAAGAATTATGAAAACTTAAAATATAAAAGTTAATCGtataatcataataatcatattaATATTTATACATATGCTTAAGACTATATTTATTAGTTAGAATTTAtagaattttttaaattaaaagtattatttctactttaaaattttataaattgatattgtgatataaatatatttttttaaataattcaaaatattaattttgatatattttaattaatctttttaatatgaatctttaataaaaaaaaatttatattaaaaagtagcaattcaataaatttaagattatgtagctcatatttttaaaaaaatatacatataatttgtaaatattatgattatttattttttaaatacattttcataTATAAATGAGGTATTATATTATTAAGTAATATAAAAGTTGAAACTTATACATTTTAGAAAAGTTTATATTTGTGAGTTTTTTAATTTAGGTAAGTGaaaaatgttataaattttaatagaaataattaatttagaatacaaaattaatattataattattttaagtgtcaaaaaattaatttaaaaattgaaaatatttttatccTTTGATAATTTCGTCTTTCCATTTATACTTTTgtagattaaaataaaaaaaaagtttaaatagaatatttaaataataaaaattgaattaaattgaaaattttaattttttttaatttagatgaTTTTTAAGCACTAATATTATTTAACTCAATAAAATATAATTGTcattaattagttaaaaaaaaagaGTAGCCTTTATCTTTGTCGGTTGTTATATTCTTTGTTATAAtcaataacttaaaaaaaaaattcagaagtaaaataaaattatatataagaaataattataaaataaaatacactaatttaaatataaaataaattaaatttataaatagaattttaattgctttagaattacttatcaaatcaaaataagaaaaaaataatttacccTATTCTATTAAATAAGtcgatatattttaaaaaatatatatatatacgattttttttatgaatttttttattgtaaacaattcttttttataaaaatttatttaaattgcaGTAACAAACTTAATAAATAAATGGAAGTTAAGAATAAataggattaagaattttaaatttatataaactctaaaactcATTTAAATAATAAgagaaaatatatttataaataatataaaaaattaagaatatttttcttttaaaatttcaccCCCTCATTCtcacatttatatatattattgataTAGATAAATTATAGATATGAATAGGTATAGATTATAAATAAGCTTATTTGAAAAATATGGCAAATTTGAGTCATAATAGACTGAGTTTATTTAATCTTACTACTACTTGACTTCATTTATTTTGCATTGAGTGCGCCTTTCATCTAGATTCATATACTTTTGATATGCACTTTAATTAATTCGATACAAatcttaataaaaatatttaatctaataattattaaacACGTTTTTATATGAGTTCAAACACATATTAGAGCACCCTTTCTCATCCCCCTCATGTTACTTCAAACATTGACTTTCCAAGATTCACTTCTCTtccagaaaaaagaaaaaaaataaaagatacaACTACTTCACCTACACTGCTTAGTAGCAAGGAAAATGTTAACATCataaatatttttcattcatATGAATTTTATTTACATATGTAAGTCAACTTGGCAAAAACAAACCACCAAGTGTGTCACGTTCAACCCAGCTAAATTGTAGGCCCCTAataattgattaattgataagTTATCCATTAAATAAACTTTGTTTTCTAATATAAAGCCGCCACCACAAAATGGCCAATAAAAAATACACTGGCGCAAGAACCTGTCCAAAATTTCAAGGTGTCTGCACATACAAGTCTATAATGCTCTGCTTGACTTCCTGCCAAAAATGAAAGAATATTTTAACCTTTACCAAGAATGAAGAGCCAATCATACATTAGAGACTCATTCAACAGCCATCTGTTGATTTTATGTcaaatagaaataaattaatcCGCGGACACAACAACTGCAAATTCAAAAGCAACTTGACCAACCTTTTTATCAATCAATTAAAGGGAGAGAGTAGAAGTAGAAGAGAGCATAGAGATGGGTAAGATCGGTTGCAGCGTTGATGGAAACCTGAATGAATCAAAGTTCAGTGAGCCTCTTCCATGGATTGGCATCTATATAGCAGTAGCATCTCTCGCCTGTGCAATTGTGATGGCTGCAGATCTCATCCATGGCTTCCGCTACCGAAAGTTGTGGTTTCCCAGCAAGTACTACTCCCTTAATGCAACTTCATTGACCTTAATAACTGTGGCAATCAAATTTGCAGTGGATCTAAACACCCCTATGCCTCGCCGTATTGATCAGCTTGCAAAACTTAGCAGCAGTACCTTGATCTGTACACTGATGGGTAATTCTATGCCTTCTCTTGGAACCATGGAAAACGAAGAAATCTGGATGAATATTATAGCTCTTGGAATACTTGTTATTACTGTTATTGCTAATATCTGCATCCAATTAGGCACTGGTGTGATCTATCTTTACTGGAAAGAGCATGCATTAATCATGTTCCTCATGCTTGTTTTGCTTGTAATCTTAAGCTTTTCTGCTTTAACAGTGCCAACTACAAAGaaatatttagaatttaagtACAAGAAAAAATATGAAATGGCTGTGGAAGAATGCTCAAATGGATGTGACAGGGCAGTGGAAAAGAAACTGAGAGAAGATCTAATGAAATACTGGATGATGGCTCATACCTGCAGCCCCCAGTTTGTTATAGGGCGTTCAGTTACATGCACTGCTGCAGGTGCACTGTGTCTCCTGAGTGCCCTGACTTTAGCAGAGGCCATGCTGAGATCTTACTTGATGAGGGGGTCATTTAAATTTTGCAATGGGGAGTCTGACTATAAATGGTCGACCATCTTGGTTCTTATTTTACAGACCATTGCAATAGGAGTTGGTACAATTGCTCCTGCTATTAGATGGTTCACTGCTGTAAATTTCAGGTGCCCAACAATAGGGAAGAAAAGCGGCAGGAAAGAATTCAAAGTAGAAAAGTATTGGACCCAGTTTTTAGTAGAGATGAAAGAGTACCCGTTTACCATTCGAATCCAGAACAGGCAGTGTAGGAAACTTGCACATGGCGCAAAAGATCAAATTGTGGACCTGTGTATTGGAATGCAAATTGGAATCGTGTTGGCAAGCAAAGTTATCAGATTCATTTCTGTGTACTTCATGAGCAGGATTTTGTTATTCTGTCGTTGCTGCAAAAAGTTGATGAACTGCAATCCCAACAGATCAATTGACTCAGCATCAGACTCACAGCCCAGCTCAAAACCGGATCTTAGCCGATTCGTTTTGCATCTCGAAGGTGAGAATGAACTAGTTGAACTGATGATGAAGAACAACTGTGATGCTACTGAGCACTGGATACAGCATGGAAAAAAGAAACAGCCCAAACATCTCATTGAATTGTTGGAAAAATCATCATCAGCACTCCATGGAG carries:
- the LOC110640879 gene encoding uncharacterized protein LOC110640879 isoform X1 — encoded protein: MGKIGCSVDGNLNESKFSEPLPWIGIYIAVASLACAIVMAADLIHGFRYRKLWFPSKYYSLNATSLTLITVAIKFAVDLNTPMPRRIDQLAKLSSSTLICTLMGNSMPSLGTMENEEIWMNIIALGILVITVIANICIQLGTGVIYLYWKEHALIMFLMLVLLVILSFSALTVPTTKKYLEFKYKKKYEMAVEECSNGCDRAVEKKLREDLMKYWMMAHTCSPQFVIGRSVTCTAAGALCLLSALTLAEAMLRSYLMRGSFKFCNGESDYKWSTILVLILQTIAIGVGTIAPAIRWFTAVNFRCPTIGKKSGRKEFKVEKYWTQFLVEMKEYPFTIRIQNRQCRKLAHGAKDQIVDLCIGMQIGIVLASKVIRFISVYFMSRILLFCRCCKKLMNCNPNRSIDSASDSQPSSKPDLSRFVLHLEGENELVELMMKNNCDATEHWIQHGKKKQPKHLIELLEKSSSALHGVREFDSDLVLSLANEEPPHCWALPVVTLTAIAVAVPNTSSCLRKQLMRSVHEGLMYVKLIEDNLHAESDMANIMKAAYTVWLGVDLYHKWLDVDLNKMSFQAESTKEALEGLADAAKYRYVEFKKTYVNQCLLKESPSKWPIKVLAANSMYRISQTILQNYERSNIQSSERLFEALTIMISDILAACLTNLQRIISLKCFSSSVEVREESVRHAVFLLGKTEKILKLVNQKALPSFDPDGMACINEWRAFQKTKNQLPFSPSSTENETASSDLRDLHLNIE
- the LOC110640879 gene encoding uncharacterized protein LOC110640879 isoform X2, translated to MGKIGCSVDGNLNESKFSEPLPWIGIYIAVASLACAIVMAADLIHGFRYRKLWFPSKYYSLNATSLTLITVAIKFAVDLNTPMPRRIDQLAKLSSSTLICTLMVPTTKKYLEFKYKKKYEMAVEECSNGCDRAVEKKLREDLMKYWMMAHTCSPQFVIGRSVTCTAAGALCLLSALTLAEAMLRSYLMRGSFKFCNGESDYKWSTILVLILQTIAIGVGTIAPAIRWFTAVNFRCPTIGKKSGRKEFKVEKYWTQFLVEMKEYPFTIRIQNRQCRKLAHGAKDQIVDLCIGMQIGIVLASKVIRFISVYFMSRILLFCRCCKKLMNCNPNRSIDSASDSQPSSKPDLSRFVLHLEGENELVELMMKNNCDATEHWIQHGKKKQPKHLIELLEKSSSALHGVREFDSDLVLSLANEEPPHCWALPVVTLTAIAVAVPNTSSCLRKQLMRSVHEGLMYVKLIEDNLHAESDMANIMKAAYTVWLGVDLYHKWLDVDLNKMSFQAESTKEALEGLADAAKYRYVEFKKTYVNQCLLKESPSKWPIKVLAANSMYRISQTILQNYERSNIQSSERLFEALTIMISDILAACLTNLQRIISLKCFSSSVEVREESVRHAVFLLGKTEKILKLVNQKALPSFDPDGMACINEWRAFQKTKNQLPFSPSSTENETASSDLRDLHLNIE